In the Salmo trutta chromosome 13, fSalTru1.1, whole genome shotgun sequence genome, cttttgggtgtcagggaaaatatatggagtaaaaagtacattattttagttagaaatgtagtgaagtaaaagtaaaaattgtaaaaaatatagatagtaaagtaaagtacagacaccacaaaaaacgacttaagtagtagtttaaagtatttttacttaagtactttacaccactgttagTATGTtagcatgtgtgggtgtgtatgtctTCACAGTCCACACAAtcccataaggtgtatttttatctgttttttacatctgattctactgcttgcatcagttacctgaatTGGAAGAGTTCCAtgaagtcatggctctatgtagtaccgtgtgcctcccatagtctgttctggacttgggggaCGTGAAgggacctcttgtggcatgtcttgtggggtatgaatgggtgtctgagctgtatgctagtagtttaaacagacagctctgtgcattcaacatgtcaattcttctcacaaatacaagtagtgatgaagtcaatctctcctctattTTGAGCCAGGAaatattgacatgcatattattaatattagctctccgtgtacatttaagggccagctgtgctgccctgttctgggccaattgtaattttcctaagtccctctttgtggcacctgaccacattaTTAATGCTTATGGCTAAACTTTACTGCTCTGTACACCGCTAGCCTGCACATCCCTGACAACGTGTTGAGCATAGCTGTATGGTACGGAGGTCAGATAATAACAACAAGTTGAAAAATATGATCAGATTACATAAAGTGGTGTCAAATGAATCCATTTCACTTAAGAGGACAATGTATTCTTTTAATGTGTGAACATTTGGTCTTGATGTTAATTCATAGAGATACAAAGGTGAGTTGAGTTAAGGTGATTTGAGGTGAGTTGAGTTTATTTGTCACTTTTGTGACACATTTGATTCATTCAAGGAAAAGGTTAACGAGATAGGGGCAATATAACCCTCTACGGTTGACTCCCCAAAATAAAtggaaacattttcaaaaaaaaatctaaaatgctCATTTGGCATTTATCTTCATTGCGCAGAGGATGTACTTCTACCTCACTCATCCCAGTACATTAAACGTTTGTCTCTATTTGTGGACCCTTAGGATCATTAAGTAATGTTAGTATTAGTATTAATACAGTAGTgcactaacacagagagagaggaaagaacaCAGACCAAGTACTTGTTGTATATTCATGGTTTATTTTCAAAAAAATTCTAACACATGCaaacagcttttttttttacccaaagtTTTACCCAAAGTTGTTGGGGGGATGGTCAAGGCTGGGGGGGAGCCTAGTTCTGGTCCTAGAAAGATGAATGGGGTTCTGATTGACATTCACTGGAGGAGCTGGCCTCTGATCAAACACTCATcacagagcctcaggaccagcTCCAAGTTCCCTTCCAGAAGCAGGACTGGGCAAAGGAGTTAAAGACAGGGCGAAGGTGGTGGGGTGTGGTAGTCTCAGCAGCCTCAGCTTAGACTTAGTCGGTGGCGTAGAGCAGGAAGCCGGAAAAGGTGTTGTAGTGGCTCTGTTCGTCGCACAGGAAGCATCCGATGGGCAGGGAGACGGACAACTTGTCCCCGGCTTGCAGCTGGATGGCCATCACCGTGGTGGTGCTGTCCTCCTGGTCCTGCTGGTTCTGCTCGCTGCAGCCCGCCACCTGGCGCATGTTCACCATCAGGTTGGCGCAGGCGGCCAGGTTGGCGCCGGGGGCACCCGAGTCGCTGTACACGGTCAGGGCCAGGCTGTAGACACCAGAGCGGGGCACAGTGAAGATGCCGGTGCGGTTGTTGTAGCCCTCGCCCAGGTTGACGAAGATGTGCTGGTAGACAATGGTCTTAGCTTCACGGAAGGGGCCCTCGCAACGGCGTGTGTTGGTCAGGGCCACGGAGAAGGCACTGCGGCTAGCtgcagatggaaagagagagagagaaagttagagaAAGGAATATACAATGAGACAAAATAACAGCAAGCCATTTGGTTTCCAGTCAAAATGTAACACATTGGCCAGCGTTGATGTGGTAATGGAGATAGAAGTTGATAGTGGTTGTGGTCAGGTGGTCTCACCGCGGACGTTGTTGACCACGGCCTTTGCCTTCTCCAGGCCCCTCTGCAGCTCGTTCAGACTCATGTTGAAGAACTGCTCCATCCTCCACATCTGCTTCTGCATCAGGCAGCAGCCGCAGGAGGCCTGGTCCGCCAGACACACTgtgtggacacagacacacacacacagacggacaaacacacagacaggacaaagGATTAGACAGTGGTTCTCAACACTCCTCGCTGTTTGCCATCCTCAGTGTGTTTagtgtctccctttctccccttcctactctctctatCCCTTACAGTTCTCTGTTTTGGGGTCCTTTGTTGTCTCTCCAGGACTATTCCAGCTGTATTCATTGGCCAGAGCGGCCCCCAGCAAGCACAGCAGTACGATAGCTGtaggagaagagagcagagtaAAGCACACAGTTACACCACAATATGCACTCttccatatactgtacacacacctgCAGCGTCACACACCATCGTAGACAAATGGTGCATGCAGAGAGAATCAACACTACTCATAACCGAACAGACTGTATTTGAATAGGGAAAGTATAAACATGTAACTTCAATCTTTCCTAGACTACCTGATCTAGCAGCGTGTTCCAGTGATATTTATAATTGTACCCTTGCGGAGCCCATTTCCCCTTACAAAAGGCAGCAGGACTGCTGCCCTCCAGGACATGAGTTGTGCACCCCCTTGGCTACTCTAGACCAAAAGCTTAACTCCTCTGTCCTCATTCAACCACTCTGAAGCCTAAATCTGCAGTTATGCTTCCCTGTCATATAGGAAACCATAGAGACGCCCACCTCTCATTTTGCAGCTTGGAGATGGCAGTTGATGTTCACAAACAGTCGGATGGGATGGATAGACTGTCACCAGGAGAGGACCTCGGCCTATAAACCCTGAGTAAATGCCACCTCCCACTGTCTGTCCTCTGTGGGCTGGGCAGTGGCAGGCTTTGTGTCCTGCATATGTGGGACAGGTATTGTCTGTCACCCGGACCATGGAGTTCCCATTGAACTGCAATGACACTTTACCTGTGTTTTCAGGTGTCAGGCAGCTTCCACTTGCTCATTGTGTATGttaatgggagaggagagagtgtcaGGTAGTCGGCAGGGGACCCTTTCCTGATGCAATGGGCGAGAGGTGAAAAACAGTGAACTCATTCCCAGCATAGCATGTTGGGAGGGGAGCGCAGAAGGCAAGGGGAGTAGATTGTCAGGGTGTGATAGTCTCTTCCAAACAGTTATGTATCAATACAAAGATTTCTAAATATAAGTTCAAAAGATTACTGTCATGGCAGTGCATTGTGGACTGGTGGGACAAATCTTATCTCAGACCAGGAGAATATAAGAACAGTGGGCCAATGAGTGACAGTGTTGATCTTCCTATATGGAAAGCTATGGGGAATAATGCAGATGACGCTGATAAAGAGAATAGACTGAGGTAGAACGACTAGAGCAAGGTCAGCAATTATGATGTGGAGATGGAGTTTCGTGTCATAAACTGTTTATCTTATTATATAAGGAGGCAAATGccaatcaaatcaatttttatttgtcacatgcaccgaatacaacaggtattatagtgaaatgtttacttacaagcccttaccaacaatgccgttttaagataAAATCAGTGTTaataaagtatttactaaataaactgaactaaacaataaataaaaaatatatacaaaaatatatatatttatatatcagCAACTTATTTAAGCGAACTAAGTGGACAGATTTATACAgtggcgcaactttcactggggacaggtCTACCCCACATTTTGAAATAGCATTTTTGTCAAcctcagttttatcattggaatgtgatacaaaacgaggcaacgttgtgctttaggaccatgcggacgcctccgagcggtcgggtaggctgtttggagtgtttatccgactaaaataaaaaataataataataaaaaaaaaaaaatatatatatatatatatatatatatatatatatatatatatatatatatacacacagtaccagtcaaaagtttggacacacctactcattcaagggtttttctttatatttactattttctacattgtataataatagtgaatacatcaaaactatgaaataacacatatggaatcatgtagtaaccaacaaagtgaaaagaaaatagaaagttccttcaagtgcagtcgcaaaaaccatcaagcgctatgatgaaaatggctctcctgaggaccgccacaggaaaggaagacccagagttacctctgctgcagaggataagttcattagagttaactacacctcagattgcagcccaaataaatgcttcacaaagttcaagaaacagacttttattttattttttatttcacctttatttaaccaagtaggccagttgagaacaagttctcatttgcaactgcgacctggccaagataaagtatgcaatttgacacatacaacaacagagttacacacggaataaacaaaacatacagtcaataatacagtagaaaaaagaagaaaaaaaagtctatatacagtgactgcaaatgaggtaagataagggagttaaggtaaaaaataggccatggtggcgaagtaattacagtatagcaattaaacactggaatggtggatgtgcagaagatgaatgtgcaagtatagatactggggtgcaaagaagcaagataaataaatacagtatggggatgaggtagatagatgggctgtttacagatgggctatgtacaggtgcagtgatctgtgagctgctctgacagctggtgcttaaagctggtgagggagatatgagtctccagcttcagagatttttgcagttcgttccagtcattgacggcagagaactggaaggaaaggcgaccaaaggaggaattagctttgggggtgaccagtgagatatacctgctggagcgcatgctacgactgggtgctgctatggtgaccagtgagctaagataaggcggggctttacctagcagagacttctagataacctgtagccagtgggtttggcgacgagtatgaagcgagggccaaccaacgagagtgtacagatCGCAGtagtgggtagtgtatggggctttggtgacaaaacggatggcactgtgatagactgcatccaatttgttgagtagagtgttggaggctattttatagatgacatcgccgaagttgaggatcggtagggtggtcagttttacgagggtgtgtttggcagcatgagtgaaggatgctttgttgcgatataggaagccgattcgagatttaattttggattcgagatgcttaatgtgagtctgaaaggagagtttacagtctaaccagacccctaggtatttgtagttgtccacgtattctaagtcagcgccgtccagagtagtgatgctggacggacgggcaggtgcgggcagtgatcgattgaatagcatgcatttagttttacttgcatttaagagcagttggaggccacggaaggagaagctcgtctggaggttagttaacacagtgtccgaagaggggccagaagtatacagaatggtgtcgtctgcgtagaggtggatcagagaatcaccagcagcaagagcgacatcattgatgtatacagagaagagagttggcccgagaattgatccctgtggcacacccatagagactgccagaggtccgggcaacaggccctccgatttgacacactgaactctatcagagaagtagttggtaaaccaggcgaggcaatcatttgagaaaccaaggctgtcgagtctgccaataagaatgtggtgattgacagagtcgaaagccttggccaggtcgatgaatacggctgcacagcaatgtctcttatcgatgtcggttatgatgtcgtttaggacgtTGAGCGTGGCTgatgtgcacccatgaccagctctgaaaccagattgcatagcggagaaggtacggtgggattcgaaatggacggtaatctgtttgttgacttggctttcgaagaccttagaaagacagggtaggatagatataggtctgtagcagtttgggtctagagagtCACCCCCTTTGAGGAGGGGGATGACcgaggcagctttccaatctttgggaatctcagacgatacgaaagagaggttgaacaggctagtaataggagttgcaacaatttcggcagataattttagaaagagagggtccagattgtctagcccggctgatttgtagggttccagattttgcagctctttcagaacatcagctatctggatttgggtgaaggagaaatggtgggggctttggcgggttgctgtggagagTGCcgagcagttgaccggggtaggggtagccaggtagaaagcatggccagccgtagagaaatgcttattgaaattctcaattatagtggatttatcggtggtagcagtgtttcctagcctcagagcagtgggcagctggaaggaggtgctcttattctccatggactttacagtgtcccagaactttttggagtttgtgatgcaggaagcacatttctgtttgaaaaagctagccttagctttcctaactgcctgtgtatatttgttcctaacttccctgaaaagttgcatatcacaggggctattcgatgctaatgcagaacgccacaggatgtttttgtgctggtcaagggcagacaggtctggagtgaaccaaggactatatctattcctagttcaacattttttgaatggggcatgcttatttaagatggtgaggaaggcacttttaaagaataaccaggcatcctcaactGAGGGGATGAGGtcgatgtcattccaggataccccggaggtcgattagaaaggcctgctcgcagaagtgttttagggagcgtttgacagtgatgaggggtggtcgtttggtcgcagacccattacggatgcaggcaatgaggcagtgatcgctgagatcttgattgaaaacagcagaggtgtatttggagggcgagttagttaggatgatatctatgagggtgcccgtgtttacggatctGGGGTTGTACcaggtaggttcattgataatttgtgtgaaattgagggcatcaagctaaGATTGTaagatggccggggtgttaagcatgtcccagtttaggtcacctagcagcacgagctcagaagatagctggggggcaatcagttcacatatggtgtcgagggcacagctgggggcagagggtggtctatagcaagcggcaacagtgagagacttgtttctggaaaggtgaatttttagaagcagaagctcgaattgtttgggtacagacttggatagtaatacagaactctgcaggctatttttgcagtagattgcatcaccgccccctttggcagttctatcttggcggaaaattttaaagttagggatggagatgtcagggtttttggtggttttcctaagccaggattcagacacggctaagacatccgggttggcagaatgtgcaaaagcagtgagtaaaacaaacttagggagtaggcttctaatgttaacatgcatgaaaccaaggcttttacggttacagaagtcaacaaatgagagcacctggggagtgggagtggagctaggcactgcaggacctggattaacctctacatcaccagaggaacagaggagaagtaggatacgAATAAGGCTACAGCTAatggctatacgaactggccgtctagcacgttcggaacagagagtaaaaagagcaggtttctgggcatgatagcatagattcaaggcatagtgtacaaacaaaggtaaggtaggatgtgagtacattggaggtaaacctaggcattgagtaatgatgagagagatatagtctctaaagacgtttaaaccaggtgatgtcatcgcatatgtaggaggtggaacaacatggttggttaaggcatattgagcagggctagaggcgctacagtgaaataagacagtaatcactaaccaggacagtaatggacgaggcatgtTGATATTAGaaagaggcatgcgtagccaagtgaacatatgggtccagtgagtggttgggctggctggggacacggcgattcagacagttagcaggccggtgctaacaagctagcagatAGTAGGCCGGGgccaacaagctagcagttagcagacaggggctagcaagcaagcaagcagttagcagaccggggcaagcaagctagtagttagcagaccggggctagcaagttagcagaagggcctttgggggacgtcgcgatggaggtAAGTCCGTTTTTGTCTCTTCATGCGGTGACGTCgctagaccagtcgtggaattagtagtgttccaagtagctctaggtagctagcaggcTGTGGTTAGCAGAaggggccttcagcggacgtcgcgcctgaggggcctgttagaatcctcgggcagattatgtcggtattccagtcgtagaggaccTCAAcatctacattgtataataacatctcaacatcaactgttaagaggagactgtgtgaatcagactgtgtgaatcatgatcgaactgctgcaaagaaaccactactaaaggacacaaataagaagaagagacttgcttgggccaagaaaaatgAGCAAtaaacattagaccggtggaaatctgtcctttggtctgatgagtcccaattagggatttttggttccaaccgccatgtctttgtgagacgcagagtaggtgaacctgatgatctccacatgtgtggttcccaccatgaagcatggaggtggtgtgatggtgctttgctggtgacactgtcagtgatttatttagaattcaaggcacacttaaccagcatggctaccgcagcattctgcagcgatacgccatatcatttggtttgcacttagtgggactatcatttgtttttcaacaggacaatgacccaacaggctgtgtaagggctatttgataaaaaaggagagtgatggagtgctgcatcagatgacctggcctccacaatcacccgacctcaacccaattgagatggtttgggatgagttggaccgcagagtgaaggaaaagcagccaacaaatgctcagcatatgtgggaactccttcaagagtgttggaaaagcattcctcatgaagctggttgagagaatgccaagagtgtgcaaagctgtcaaggcaaagggtggctactttgaagaatatgtgctatttcatagttttgatgtcttcactgttattcgaCAATGgaaaaaatagtacaaataaataaaaacccatgaatgagtaggtgtccaaatttCTGACTggtactcatatatatatatatatatatactgctcaaaaaaataaagggaacactaaaataacacatcctagatctgaatgaatgaaataatcttttaaatacttttttctttacatagttgaatgtgctgacaacaaaatcacacaaaaataatcaatggaaatccaatttatcaacccatggaggtctggatttggaatcacactcaaaattaaagtggaaaaccacactacaggctgatccaactttgatgtaatgtccttaaaacaagtcaaaatgaggctcagtagtgtgtgtggcctccacgtgcctgtatgacctccctacaatgcctgggcatgctcctgatgaggtggcggatggtctcctgagggatctcctcccagacctggactaaagcatccgccaactcctggacattctgtggtgcaacgtggcgttggtggatggagcgagacatgatgtcccagatgtgctcaattggattcaggtctggggaacgggcgggccagtccatagcatcaatgccttcctcttgcaggaactgctgacacactccagccacatgaggtctagcattgtcttgcattaggaggaacccagggccaaccgcaccagcatatggtctcacaaggggtctgaggatctcatctcagtacctaatggcagtcaggctacctctggcgagcacatggagggctgtgcggcccccaaaagaaatgccactccacaccatgactgacccaccgccaaaccggtcatgctggaggatgttgcaggcactagaacgttctccacggcgtctccagactctgtcacatgtgctcagtgtgaacctgctttcaactgtgaagagcacagggcgccagtggcgaatttgccaatcttggtgttctctggcaaatgccaaacgtcctgcacggtgttgggctgtaagcacagcccccacctgtggacgtcgggccctcataccaccctcatggagtctgttgctgaccgtttgagcagacacatgcacatttgtggcctgctggaggtcattttgcagggctctggcagtgctcctcctgctcctccttgcacaaaggcggaggtagcggtcctgctgctgggctgttgccctcctacggcctcctccacgtctcctgatgtactggcctgtctcctggtagtgcctccatgctctggacgctgacagacacagcaaaccttcttgccacagctcgcattgatgtgccatcctggatgagctgcactacctgagccacttgtgtgggttgtagactccatctcatgctaccacttgagtgaaagcactgccagcattcaaaagtgaccaaaacatcagccaggaagcataggaactgagaagtggtctgtggtcaccacctgcagagccactcctttattgggggtgtcttgctaattgcctataatttccacctgttgtctattccatttgcacaacagcatgtgcaatttattgtcaatcagtgttgcttcctaagtggacagtttgatttcacagaagtgtgattgacttggagttacattttgttgtttaagtgttccctttatttttttgagcagtgtatatataaagttttgaaaatgacacaaatattaattttcacaaaatctgctgcctcagtttgtataatGGCAATTTGCATAATGATTtgcagaatgttatgaagagtgatcagatgaattgcaattaattgcaaagtccctcgttgccatgcaaatgaactgaatccctccaaaaacatttccactgcatttcagccctgccacaaaaggaccagctgacatcatgtcagtgattctcttgttaacacaggtgtgagttttgacgaggacaaggctggagatcactctgtcatgctgattgagttcgaataacagactggaagcttcaaaagtagGGTGgtgcctcaggatatgtggtttccagtttacatagaatcaaatgaagttctttcagggccgtcgatgtatCTGcatgggggggatatacacgactgtgattatgatcgaagagaattgtcttggtagataatgcggtcggcatttgattgtaaggaattctaggtcaagtgaacgaaaggacttgagtttgtgtatgttgttatgatcgcaccacgtctcgttaatcctaaggcatacacccccgcccttcttaccagagagatgtttgtttctgtcggcgcgatgcgtgaagaagccaggtggctgtaccgactctgatgacgtaacccgagtgagccatgtttctgtgaaacgaagaacgttacaatctctgatgtctctctggaaggcaacccttgctcggatttaatctaccttgttgtcaagagactggacattggcaagtagtatgctagggagcggtgcgcgatgtgcccgtctatggagcctgaccagaagaccgctccatctgccccttctgcggcgccgttattttgggtcgccggctgggatccgatccattgtcctaggtggtggaccaaacagaggatccgcttcgggaaagtcgtaatgctggtgagttgacgttgctcttatatctaATAGTTCCTCCCTCCtatatgtaataaaacctaagatttcctggggtaacaatgcaagaaataacacataaaaaaaacaaaatactgcatagtttcctaggaacgcgaagcgaggcggccatctctgtcggcgccaaaAGTACATGCcgaccatattacctcccaagagaattctcggcagttatcgtcacagctgtgtatacaccccctcaagcagacaccacgatggccctcaaggaacttcgcTGGACTCtaatgtaaactggaaaccatatatcctgaggctgcatttattgtagctggggattttaacaaagcaaactTGAGAACCatgctacctaaattctatcagcatattgattgcagtacTCGCACGGGCAATACACTCGACTgcctaccatccagaaggcgaggccagtacaggtgcatcaaaactgggatcgagagactgaaaaacagcttctttctcatggccatcagactgctgaacagcaatcactaactcagagaggctgctgcctacattgagacccaaatcactggccactttaataaaatggatcactagccactttaaacaatgccactttaaataatgtttacatatcttacattactcatatcatatgtatagactgtattttataccatccattgcaccttgcctatgtcgctcggccatcgctcatccatatatttatatgtacatattcgtattccccctttagatttgtgtgtattaggtagttgttggggaattgtagattacttgttagatattactgcattgtcggaactagaagcacaagcattttgctacactcgcattaacatctgctaaccatgtgtatgtgaccaatacattttgatttgaatacAAAAAGCTAAGCCTCATGTCATCACAAAGAGGAACTTTAAAAACTTCAGTTTACGAGCTTTTAATTGTTTTACTTGTTCTTcattttatcaaatcaaactttgtcacatgcaccgaatacaagtgtagaccttactgggAAAagcatacttacaagcccttaaccaacagtgcagttcaagaggaattaagaaaatatttaccaagtagactaaagtaaaaaataataacaaaaagtaacacaataagaataacgaggctatatgcatGGGGCGCGGATACCGAgccagtgtgcgggggtacaggttagttgaagtaatttgtacatgtaggtaggggtgaagtgactatgcatagataataaacagcaaatagcagcagtgtacaaaaaggagggggggggtcaatgtaaattgtccggtgtcaattttattaattgttcagcagtcttatggcttggggttagaagcagttgaggagccttttggtcctagactttgcgctccattaccgcttgctgtgcggtagcagagaaaaccgtctataacttgggtgactggagtctccgACAATTTTATAGGCTTTCCTCTGCCACctcctattat is a window encoding:
- the cbln20 gene encoding cerebellin 20, whose protein sequence is MVRVTDNTCPTYAGHKACHCPAHRGQTVGGGIYSGFIGRGPLLVTVYPSHPTVCEHQLPSPSCKMRAIVLLCLLGAALANEYSWNSPGETTKDPKTENLCLADQASCGCCLMQKQMWRMEQFFNMSLNELQRGLEKAKAVVNNVRASRSAFSVALTNTRRCEGPFREAKTIVYQHIFVNLGEGYNNRTGIFTVPRSGVYSLALTVYSDSGAPGANLAACANLMVNMRQVAGCSEQNQQDQEDSTTTVMAIQLQAGDKLSVSLPIGCFLCDEQSHYNTFSGFLLYATD